One part of the uncultured Bacteroides sp. genome encodes these proteins:
- a CDS encoding sugar transferase: MKVSQRKQLIKYLLGDYIAANVIWFLANIYRYYNIAFSLGFDDFASYQFSGKVLTGQIIIPFFWLLLYYLSGYYNSPMRKSRLLELNKTLVSVEIGVLIVFFVILVNDLPRDYHVYYQLLAILFFGQFILTYSIRALITQKLTTQIHNRIIGFNTIIIGAGEQALKIFQELNAQPQSIGYKVVGFISLEEEPCLIKDQPVERLKNIEEFIQRKDVEEIIVAPDFTDEKAFFELLNSLYRFNLPIKVIAGEKNVLSRSVKMSSIYATPMVEITRDNMSEGAKNIKNIFDKIISVLALFIFSPLFAWIAWKIKKNSPGAAFYKQERLGYRGKPFTMYKFRTMKMDAEKEIPLLSDLNDDRITEFGKILRKYRLDELPQFWNVLKGEMSLVGPRPERKFFVDQIVCKAPYYYQTLSVKPGITSWGMVKYGYANTVDKMIERLQYDLIYLENRSLTIDIKILIYTIRTILTGKGM; this comes from the coding sequence ATGAAAGTAAGTCAAAGGAAACAGCTCATTAAATATCTTCTTGGAGATTATATTGCAGCAAATGTGATCTGGTTTCTTGCGAATATTTACCGATATTATAATATAGCCTTTTCACTAGGATTTGATGATTTTGCTTCTTACCAGTTCTCAGGAAAGGTATTAACCGGACAGATTATTATACCTTTCTTTTGGTTATTGCTTTACTATTTATCAGGATACTATAACTCTCCAATGAGAAAATCCAGATTATTGGAACTCAATAAAACACTGGTATCTGTTGAGATAGGAGTATTAATAGTCTTTTTCGTGATATTGGTAAACGATTTGCCAAGGGATTATCACGTCTATTATCAATTACTGGCAATCCTTTTCTTCGGACAGTTTATCCTCACTTATAGTATTAGAGCATTAATAACCCAAAAACTAACAACCCAAATACACAACAGAATAATTGGATTCAACACGATTATAATAGGAGCCGGAGAACAAGCTCTTAAAATATTTCAGGAGCTTAATGCTCAGCCGCAATCTATTGGTTATAAAGTTGTAGGATTTATAAGTCTTGAAGAAGAGCCTTGTCTTATCAAAGATCAGCCTGTTGAAAGACTGAAAAATATTGAAGAGTTTATTCAGAGAAAAGATGTAGAAGAGATAATAGTTGCACCCGATTTCACTGATGAGAAAGCATTTTTTGAACTGCTAAACAGCCTTTATAGATTTAATCTGCCCATCAAGGTTATTGCCGGAGAAAAAAATGTACTTTCGCGAAGTGTAAAGATGTCCTCCATTTATGCTACTCCGATGGTTGAAATAACCCGGGATAACATGTCTGAAGGAGCAAAAAACATAAAAAACATTTTCGACAAAATAATATCAGTACTTGCCTTATTCATTTTTTCTCCTTTATTTGCGTGGATCGCGTGGAAAATAAAAAAGAATTCACCGGGAGCTGCTTTTTATAAACAGGAAAGACTTGGTTACAGAGGGAAACCATTTACAATGTATAAGTTCAGAACCATGAAGATGGATGCTGAAAAAGAAATTCCGCTATTATCAGATCTAAATGATGATAGAATAACCGAATTTGGAAAGATATTGAGAAAATATCGTCTGGACGAATTGCCACAGTTCTGGAATGTACTGAAGGGTGAAATGTCATTGGTAGGTCCACGGCCCGAAAGGAAATTTTTCGTAGATCAGATTGTTTGTAAAGCGCCTTATTATTACCAGACGTTATCGGTAAAACCAGGCATCACATCCTGGGGGATGGTAAAATACGGATATGCAAATACAGTAGACAAGATGATTGAACGTTTACAATACGATTTAATATATTTGGAAAACAGATCGCTAACCATAGACATAAAGATATTAATATATACGATTAGAACAATACTTACCGGAAAAGGTATGTAA
- the fmt gene encoding methionyl-tRNA formyltransferase, translated as MEKKDLRIVYMGTPDFAVESLKCLVEGGYNVVGVITMPDKPAGRGHKLQFSPVKQYALEQNLPLLQPERLKDEEFVEALRAWKADLQIVVAFRMLPEVVWAMPHFGTFNLHASLLPQYRGAAPINWAVINGDTETGITTFFLQHEIDTGNVIQQVHIPIADTDNVEVVHDKLMILGGKLVIETVDAIIENRIKPIPQEEMAQPEELRPAPKIFKETCRIKWSGNVKQIYDFIRGLSPYPAAWTELHNGQESPITLKVFETEKKEKAHSDVPGTIKTDGKTYLHVAAGNGYLSIKSLQLAGKKRLGIDEFLRGFKVLDDMKLL; from the coding sequence ATGGAAAAGAAAGACCTGAGAATAGTATATATGGGAACTCCCGACTTTGCTGTGGAGTCTCTTAAATGCCTTGTAGAAGGTGGATATAATGTAGTAGGTGTAATAACAATGCCCGATAAACCTGCAGGACGAGGACATAAGCTGCAGTTTTCGCCTGTAAAGCAATATGCTTTAGAGCAAAATCTGCCTTTACTTCAACCTGAACGATTAAAAGATGAAGAGTTCGTTGAAGCACTAAGAGCATGGAAAGCAGATCTGCAAATTGTAGTAGCATTCCGCATGTTACCCGAAGTTGTATGGGCAATGCCACATTTCGGAACATTTAATCTGCATGCCTCACTCCTTCCCCAATACCGCGGAGCTGCTCCTATCAACTGGGCAGTGATTAATGGAGATACGGAAACAGGAATTACCACATTCTTCCTTCAGCATGAAATAGATACCGGAAACGTTATTCAGCAAGTGCACATTCCAATAGCCGATACGGATAATGTAGAAGTGGTTCATGATAAACTGATGATACTTGGCGGAAAGCTAGTAATTGAAACTGTTGATGCCATAATTGAAAATAGAATAAAGCCTATTCCACAGGAAGAAATGGCTCAACCGGAAGAGTTACGCCCGGCACCTAAAATCTTTAAAGAGACTTGCCGCATCAAATGGTCGGGAAATGTAAAACAGATATATGACTTTATCCGCGGACTGTCTCCTTATCCGGCTGCATGGACAGAACTTCACAACGGACAAGAGTCTCCTATTACACTAAAAGTGTTTGAGACAGAAAAAAAAGAGAAAGCTCACTCGGATGTTCCCGGAACCATAAAAACAGATGGCAAAACTTATCTACACGTTGCTGCAGGAAATGGATATCTGTCAATAAAATCTCTTCAGCTAGCTGGAAAAAAACGACTTGGCATTGACGAATTTCTTCGCGGATTTAAAGTTCTGGATGATATGAAGCTTCTGTAA
- a CDS encoding L-threonylcarbamoyladenylate synthase, with protein MEFTEDIKEACRIMNEGGVILYPTDTIWGIGCDATNPEAVHKVYEIKKRIDSKALIVLVDSSVKVDFYVSDVPQVAWDLIELADKPLTIIYDGARNMATNLLAEDGSVGIRVTNEQFSRQLCQRFRKAIVSTSANISGQPSPANFSEISEEIKSAVDYIVKFKQDDLSPAKPSSIIKLGKGGVIKVIRE; from the coding sequence ATGGAATTTACAGAAGATATTAAGGAAGCGTGCCGCATAATGAATGAAGGTGGGGTAATTCTTTACCCCACAGATACTATCTGGGGAATTGGATGTGACGCAACCAATCCTGAAGCTGTTCACAAAGTTTACGAAATTAAAAAGCGTATTGACAGTAAGGCACTTATTGTATTGGTAGATTCGTCCGTAAAAGTCGATTTTTACGTAAGTGATGTTCCCCAAGTGGCATGGGATTTAATTGAATTGGCAGACAAACCTCTGACCATAATTTATGATGGAGCCAGGAACATGGCCACAAATTTATTGGCAGAAGATGGAAGTGTGGGCATTCGTGTAACAAATGAACAATTCTCACGCCAGTTATGTCAACGATTCCGCAAAGCAATTGTTTCTACTTCAGCAAATATCAGCGGACAACCATCTCCCGCAAATTTTAGCGAAATAAGCGAAGAGATAAAATCAGCGGTAGACTATATTGTTAAGTTTAAACAGGATGATCTTTCTCCTGCAAAACCATCTAGTATTATTAAGTTAGGAAAAGGAGGAGTCATAAAGGTGATTCGGGAATAA
- a CDS encoding sigma-70 family RNA polymerase sigma factor, with the protein MKNLKKMTDEELVILYSKGENQAFDTLLNRYQNRLYSYIYFIVKSTELAEDIFQETFVKAIMTIKQGRYTENGKFPAWLTRIAHNLIIDNYRQERNENVISNDDSEIDLLNDMKLSEGTIEMEIINDQIHNDVRHLVKLLPDNQREVVYMRFYQDLSFKEIADITGVSINTALGRMRYAILNLRRMAEEKEIILTLD; encoded by the coding sequence ATGAAAAATTTGAAGAAGATGACCGATGAAGAATTGGTAATCTTATATTCAAAAGGAGAAAATCAAGCCTTTGATACACTCCTTAATCGATATCAGAATAGGTTATATTCCTATATTTACTTTATCGTAAAAAGCACAGAACTGGCGGAAGACATCTTTCAGGAGACTTTCGTGAAGGCTATTATGACCATTAAACAGGGACGATATACGGAGAATGGAAAATTCCCTGCATGGCTTACACGTATAGCCCATAACTTGATCATTGATAACTACCGTCAGGAACGTAATGAGAATGTAATTTCGAACGATGACAGCGAAATTGATTTGCTGAATGATATGAAACTATCTGAAGGAACCATTGAGATGGAAATTATAAATGATCAAATTCATAATGATGTGCGTCATCTGGTAAAACTGCTTCCGGATAATCAACGGGAAGTCGTTTATATGCGTTTTTACCAGGACCTGAGCTTTAAAGAAATTGCAGATATTACAGGAGTAAGTATAAATACTGCTCTTGGAAGAATGCGTTACGCCATCCTTAACCTTCGCCGCATGGCGGAAGAGAAAGAAATAATTCTCACCCTCGATTAA
- the rpe gene encoding ribulose-phosphate 3-epimerase, which produces MKHKISPSLLAANFANLAEDIEMINRSEADWLHLDIMDGVFVPNISFGFPVIKAVSKLCKKPLDVHLMTINPEKFIPEVKATGAKIMNVHYEACPHIHRVIQQIREAGMEPAVTINPSTPVFMLKDIIKDVYMVLIMSVNPGYGGQKFIEHSLEKVKELRLLIDKTGSDALIEVDGGVNEKTAPLLLEAGVDVLVAGNSVFTASSPEDMIHKLKSL; this is translated from the coding sequence ATGAAACATAAAATATCCCCTTCACTGCTTGCTGCCAATTTTGCTAATCTGGCAGAAGATATTGAGATGATAAACCGAAGCGAAGCCGACTGGCTTCATCTTGATATTATGGACGGTGTATTTGTTCCGAATATTTCTTTTGGATTTCCAGTTATTAAAGCGGTAAGCAAACTCTGCAAGAAACCGCTTGATGTGCATTTAATGACCATAAATCCCGAAAAGTTTATTCCGGAAGTTAAGGCTACTGGGGCCAAAATTATGAATGTGCACTACGAAGCCTGCCCACACATTCACAGGGTTATTCAACAGATCCGCGAAGCAGGGATGGAACCTGCCGTAACCATTAACCCATCTACTCCGGTCTTTATGCTGAAAGATATCATTAAAGACGTATATATGGTTCTGATTATGAGCGTTAATCCCGGATATGGAGGTCAGAAATTCATAGAACATTCTCTGGAAAAAGTGAAAGAGCTCCGACTGCTGATTGATAAAACCGGATCTGATGCGCTGATTGAAGTGGATGGTGGCGTAAATGAAAAGACAGCTCCCCTGTTGCTGGAAGCAGGCGTAGATGTATTGGTAGCAGGAAATTCTGTATTTACAGCATCTTCACCAGAAGATATGATTCACAAGCTCAAATCTTTATAA
- a CDS encoding chloride channel protein — protein MKTEKTSLFQQFIFWREKNIKEKHFILILSFIVGVCTASAAIILKSLIHLIQNFLTDNFNATGANYLYLVYPVAGILLTGLFVRNIVKDDISHGVTKILYSISRRQGRIRRHNIWSSTIASAITIGCGGSVGAEAPIVLTGSAIGSNLGSVFRMEQKTLMLLIGCGAAGAVAGIFKAPIAGVVFTLEVLMIDLTMASLLPLLITSVTAATVSYIFMGTEAMFKFNLDQAFDMKRIPYVIFLGIFCGLVSLYFTRASNYIETIFGKLQGPYRKLALGGVMLSILIFLFPTLYGEGYDTISLLLKGTASGEWQTVMNNSLFYGYNHLLLVYLFLIIVFKVFASTATNGGGGCGGIFAPSLFLGCIAGFIFSHLSNELGLFINLPEKNFALMGMAGVMAGVMHAPLLGIFLIAELTGGYDLFLPLMICSVSSYLTIIIFEPHSLYSMRLAKKGQLITHHKDKAVLTLMKMENVIENDFQQVSPETDLGELVKVISQAKRNLFPVVDKHGKLQGVVLLDDIRNIMFRQELYHRYTASKLMSSVPAKLFIDDSMERVMHTFDDTQAWNLPVVDEKGTYIGFVSKSKILSTYRQLLVHFSED, from the coding sequence ATGAAAACCGAAAAAACAAGTTTATTTCAGCAGTTTATATTTTGGCGTGAAAAGAATATAAAGGAAAAACACTTTATACTTATTCTCAGCTTCATAGTAGGAGTTTGTACTGCCAGTGCTGCAATAATTCTAAAAAGTCTGATTCATTTGATTCAAAACTTTCTGACCGACAATTTTAATGCAACAGGAGCCAACTACCTTTACTTAGTTTATCCGGTTGCAGGTATTCTGCTGACAGGATTATTTGTACGCAATATTGTGAAAGACGATATTAGCCATGGTGTTACAAAGATTCTATATTCAATTTCGCGCAGACAAGGAAGAATAAGACGTCACAATATATGGTCTTCCACTATAGCCAGTGCCATTACCATCGGATGTGGTGGGTCTGTAGGAGCCGAAGCACCAATTGTTCTTACCGGATCGGCTATTGGTTCCAATCTGGGAAGCGTATTCAGAATGGAACAAAAAACTCTGATGTTACTCATTGGCTGTGGAGCCGCGGGAGCAGTTGCAGGAATCTTCAAAGCGCCAATTGCAGGAGTCGTATTTACACTCGAAGTTTTGATGATCGACCTTACAATGGCTTCGCTTCTACCCTTGCTGATAACTTCCGTTACCGCTGCTACCGTATCTTATATTTTTATGGGAACAGAGGCTATGTTTAAGTTCAATCTCGATCAGGCTTTCGACATGAAGCGCATTCCTTATGTTATATTCTTGGGAATATTCTGCGGTCTGGTATCTCTGTATTTTACCCGAGCCTCAAATTACATAGAGACTATTTTCGGGAAATTACAAGGACCATACAGAAAACTTGCGCTTGGAGGAGTTATGCTGAGTATCCTGATCTTCCTTTTCCCAACTCTTTATGGTGAAGGATATGATACTATCAGCCTGTTACTTAAGGGAACGGCTTCCGGAGAATGGCAAACAGTGATGAACAACTCACTATTTTACGGATACAATCATCTGTTATTAGTCTATTTATTCCTCATTATCGTATTTAAAGTTTTTGCATCAACAGCAACAAATGGTGGTGGTGGTTGTGGTGGTATCTTTGCACCAAGTTTATTCCTGGGATGTATTGCCGGATTTATATTTTCTCATCTGTCAAACGAACTGGGACTCTTTATTAACTTGCCGGAAAAGAACTTCGCACTAATGGGAATGGCTGGTGTAATGGCTGGTGTAATGCATGCCCCTTTGCTGGGGATATTCCTTATTGCCGAGCTAACAGGAGGATACGACCTGTTTCTTCCTTTAATGATTTGCTCTGTAAGTTCTTATCTTACAATAATCATTTTTGAACCTCATAGTCTTTACTCTATGCGTCTTGCCAAAAAGGGGCAACTCATTACTCACCATAAAGACAAAGCGGTACTAACGTTAATGAAGATGGAGAATGTTATTGAAAACGATTTCCAGCAAGTATCACCGGAAACTGACTTGGGAGAATTAGTTAAAGTTATCTCTCAGGCAAAAAGAAATTTATTCCCAGTTGTGGATAAACACGGAAAACTGCAAGGAGTTGTTTTACTTGATGATATACGTAATATCATGTTCCGGCAAGAACTTTATCATCGGTACACTGCAAGTAAACTAATGAGTTCTGTTCCTGCCAAACTATTTATTGATGATTCCATGGAACGAGTAATGCATACTTTTGATGATACACAAGCCTGGAATCTTCCGGTTGTTGATGAAAAAGGAACATATATTGGCTTTGTCTCTAAATCGAAGATATTAAGTACATACAGACAACTTCTGGTTCACTTCTCCGAAGATTAA